The following are encoded in a window of Verrucomicrobiia bacterium genomic DNA:
- a CDS encoding CotH kinase family protein — translation MFQRFVLFLLVAALGQTVQAAAAKTGNDAVILFSPPGGLLTNQAVLELRYHGPGVVHFTLDGSAPTTNAAIYKEALEIKRSVYVRARVFVDGQPAGPICGAAYTLAGGELAAFNSNLPLVFINTFGGPIVDDIKHPAWMMTWHTNEGRASLLGKPEWQGRIGVEYRGSSSRRAPKSSYGVECVNETNGDDAKAPLLGLPAESDWVLYGPYSDKTLMRDVVAYDLWEDMGHYSVRRRFVELFLAQHAQPVSLRDYQGVYVLLEKIKQGKQRVNIAKLTPADTNPPAITGGYILKRDRLDANDNGFNTSWGMTLGIEYPKGDKLAPAQKHYIRQWMNQFEAALASRDWLHPENGYRQYLDVPTAIDYFWIVEMSKTIDGYTLSVFMHKDRNGKLVLSPIWDRNLSFGNVNYQDGDNPHGWYWAAVGGRDLWYGRLFRDPDFDQESTDRYAELRRHLFATSNLLARVEGYARLLEEAQQREFKRWPRLGEYVWPNAEADARNRTYKETVGYMTNWIARRMAWLDQQFLPAPRFNPRPVVVAAGTPLTIEGTNRPQQVIYYTLDGSDPRQSGGQPSSSARIYESPINLESGKVRVTARIRQSKGAWGPPAVAIYVVESSPPQR, via the coding sequence ATGTTCCAGCGATTCGTGCTTTTCCTTCTGGTCGCGGCCTTGGGGCAGACCGTGCAGGCGGCCGCCGCAAAAACTGGCAACGACGCTGTGATTTTGTTCAGCCCCCCCGGGGGATTGTTGACTAATCAGGCGGTGCTGGAGTTGCGGTACCACGGGCCGGGGGTGGTGCATTTTACCCTGGATGGCAGTGCGCCTACCACCAATGCGGCGATTTATAAAGAGGCCTTGGAGATCAAGCGCAGCGTTTATGTGCGCGCACGGGTGTTTGTGGACGGCCAGCCGGCAGGGCCGATTTGCGGTGCGGCATACACCCTGGCCGGCGGAGAGCTGGCGGCCTTCAATTCTAATTTGCCGTTGGTGTTCATAAATACCTTTGGCGGCCCCATTGTGGACGACATCAAACATCCCGCTTGGATGATGACCTGGCACACCAATGAAGGCCGGGCCAGCCTGTTGGGCAAACCTGAATGGCAGGGCCGCATTGGGGTGGAGTACCGCGGCTCCAGTTCACGCCGCGCTCCCAAGAGTTCCTACGGAGTGGAATGCGTGAATGAAACCAACGGCGACGATGCCAAGGCGCCATTGTTGGGATTGCCGGCGGAGTCTGATTGGGTGCTGTACGGGCCTTACAGCGATAAAACTTTAATGCGGGATGTGGTGGCCTACGATTTATGGGAAGATATGGGGCATTACTCGGTGCGGCGGCGGTTTGTGGAACTATTTCTGGCCCAGCATGCGCAACCGGTTTCGCTGCGTGATTATCAGGGGGTCTATGTGCTGCTGGAAAAAATCAAGCAAGGCAAGCAGCGCGTGAACATCGCCAAATTGACCCCCGCCGATACCAATCCGCCGGCGATCACCGGGGGTTACATTTTGAAACGCGACCGCCTGGACGCCAATGACAATGGCTTTAACACCTCGTGGGGCATGACGTTGGGCATTGAATACCCCAAGGGAGACAAACTGGCGCCGGCGCAAAAACATTATATACGGCAATGGATGAATCAATTTGAAGCCGCCTTGGCCAGCCGGGACTGGCTGCACCCTGAGAACGGTTATCGCCAATACCTGGATGTGCCCACCGCCATTGATTATTTCTGGATTGTGGAAATGTCCAAAACCATTGATGGCTACACCCTCAGCGTGTTTATGCACAAGGACCGCAATGGCAAACTGGTGCTTTCACCAATTTGGGACCGCAATTTGAGCTTCGGCAACGTGAATTATCAGGACGGCGACAATCCGCATGGCTGGTACTGGGCGGCGGTAGGGGGCCGCGACTTGTGGTATGGGCGGTTGTTTCGGGATCCGGATTTTGACCAGGAGAGCACCGATCGTTACGCGGAGTTGCGGCGTCATCTGTTTGCCACCAGCAATCTTCTCGCCCGCGTGGAGGGCTATGCCCGGCTCTTGGAGGAAGCTCAACAGCGCGAATTCAAACGCTGGCCGAGACTCGGCGAGTATGTCTGGCCCAATGCGGAAGCCGATGCGCGCAATCGAACGTACAAAGAAACCGTGGGTTATATGACCAATTGGATAGCCCGACGCATGGCCTGGCTGGACCAGCAATTCCTGCCGGCACCGCGCTTTAATCCTCGGCCGGTGGTGGTTGCTGCTGGCACGCCGTTGACCATCGAGGGCACCAACAGGCCGCAACAAGTCATTTACTATACGCTCGATGGATCAGACCCAAGGCAATCTGGCGGCCAACCCTCCTCCTCCGCACGCATCTATGAAAGCCCCATCAACCTGGAGAGCGGCAAGGTGCGCGTAACCGCGCGAATTCGGCAATCCAAAGGGGCGTGGGGTCCGCCGGCTGTCGCGATCTATGTGGTTGAATCATCCCCTCCGCAGCGTTGA
- a CDS encoding formylglycine-generating enzyme family protein: protein MAHAPAKQRQLFSLVLLSISLWLGAWALFAAEPPKTIMAKDGAEMVLVPAGPFLMGSLKGEPDERPPHRVHLKAYYIDKYEVTHEQYARFLQATGRRAPVDWPGGQMPAQLARHPVVNVSFEDAEAYARWAGKRLPTEAEWEKAARGTNGWVYPWGNEPQGKKTASGAEGKERTWPVGSFPDDVSPYGCYDMAGNVWEWTSSWYDAYPGNPQRELEYGTKFKVIRGGGAIAYYQAESTRRTSDRVRSVPYGVYDGLGFRCVKDL from the coding sequence ATGGCACATGCTCCCGCAAAACAGCGCCAGCTATTCAGTCTGGTATTGCTGAGTATTTCCCTCTGGCTGGGAGCGTGGGCGCTTTTTGCTGCTGAGCCTCCCAAAACCATCATGGCCAAAGATGGAGCCGAGATGGTCCTGGTGCCCGCCGGGCCATTTCTCATGGGGAGCCTTAAAGGCGAGCCGGATGAACGGCCACCCCACCGCGTTCATCTCAAGGCCTATTACATTGATAAGTATGAGGTGACACATGAGCAATACGCCCGCTTTCTGCAGGCCACAGGCCGCCGCGCGCCCGTGGATTGGCCGGGCGGCCAGATGCCAGCCCAATTGGCGCGGCATCCGGTGGTGAATGTCAGTTTTGAAGATGCCGAGGCTTATGCGCGCTGGGCAGGAAAACGCCTGCCTACCGAGGCGGAATGGGAAAAAGCCGCCCGTGGCACCAATGGATGGGTATATCCCTGGGGCAATGAACCGCAGGGCAAAAAAACCGCCAGCGGTGCGGAGGGTAAGGAGCGAACGTGGCCGGTGGGCAGCTTCCCTGACGATGTTTCACCTTATGGTTGCTACGATATGGCCGGTAACGTCTGGGAATGGACGTCAAGTTGGTACGACGCATACCCGGGAAACCCGCAGCGGGAACTGGAATACGGCACAAAGTTCAAGGTGATTCGCGGAGGCGGAGCCATTGCGTACTATCAAGCCGAGTCCACGCGGCGGACCAGTGACCGCGTGCGCAGTGTGCCATACGGTGTGTATGACGGTCTGGGGTTTCGCTGTGTCAAAGATTTGTGA